DNA from Plasmodium yoelii strain 17X genome assembly, chromosome: 13:
aatattaagtCAATATTTaagtattataatttaaataaaaatgtatattatctTTAATAGAGCTAATactaaaagagaaaatattccttacaaaataataacgattattaataaattatattgaatAATGAGATATAATACATTCttacttttttatatatttacagtTATATAAGGTTGGAATCACTTTATTAaaactaatatataatacatctTGTTCCCATATGTAAACCTACAAATacaatgatatatatattattccgAGATTACATAGATTTATGTAATGATGTTATGCGTACGATCAAAGgttttcaaaaaaatgaaaaatttagAAGGTTTATCTAAActatcataaaaataaatataggtTATTCCCCATACACTACTGTATTATATACTAATTTAAGATTAACAATATGATTAACtacaaaaaattttatatagaaAGCCGCGTAATTGTATAACTTATTTTGGTATAATATATAGgctttatataaaaatgatgcgACGTCATTTAATATGagattaaaaacaaaatttcaTTACAATGTCTAAGTGGtaaatacattatttttaaataaaaatgctcaccttaaattttatatgataCATTGCctgtatattattattaaattttataaaaatttccTTAGTGTATGATATTTCAAAATGTTGATCATCTTTTTAATAAagataaattttatttggaTACAATACGTTCGAAAAATGAACCTTATATTCGGTATTACCCTAATAATGATTcatcaaacaaatataaatgtaacAGCATTTTTGATGAACTTAACTCTCTGTGTATGCATGTATTTATTGAATTATACAAAACTCCTGAAACATAatgaattttaaaaataacaataagcATTGTGCTAGTACATTATGATGTGGCTAGGTTATATGTTAAGCCTAAAGAATAATGCTGGAACCAACAAtctaacatatttttatagtacATTTATAAATCGTGATGAAAAGTATAATAAGGCTATAAAAGATCCTACTGATTATAAGAATTACAAGAatcttatagataaaaaacaaGATTTTATGAATATGGATATAAGaattatatctaaattttatgatgcatttaaaatattatgtaatATGTATAGTGagtataaaaaagaaaatacatattgcaaaaattatttaaaaaaagataaatttgttgaaaaatatgagGAACTTAACAAAGATCCTAATATTACTGAAGATAGTCCCTGTCATCAAATATTGTCTACTTTACCaactgattataataatttaaaaaaaaatgcagtGGTGTTAATTGTTCCAATTTGTTATCCTTCCCAACGATAGAAAAAGCACATACTTCTGAAGTTACATCATCAAATCCGCCGATAGCAAGGAAGTTAATTCCAGTTTTATCGACATTATTTgtaatagcattttttttaggaatttcgtataaggtaaataataaggaattaaaaaagtatTTTCATTAGATATATGaaacattaacaaaattatatattttttaacattttatattagtattcgttatttggatttcggaaacggtctcaaaaacaacatttaagagaaaagctaaaaaaataagaaaaaatgggtcattaatatatgattcgaagattaATGAATATTTCAAGaaagtaataatgattgatatatttaaaaagctGTCTATTTGGAGataagtaattttttatcataattttgaaCATAATTATTGGGTCTATaagaataattaaataatgtaatcaataatatataatgttatatatgtatagttataatatttttttactgtttttgtataatttttaaacagtttttatgttgtgggtcaaggttaagtattatattgcatttatttttttataatttgataacatttattagtttaaagaattgttttaaatatatataggaaataaattattaaaaatatgtataggaTAGGTTATAATTATTAAGATTCATATCAAGTCTAAATAtgtaagagaaaaaataaggaTGAAAATGACTATGAAAAGGAAcaagtaatatattttgacaAACTATAAGAATTGTATTTCgtgttaatataaattatggtAAATCCAATGAATAATTtactttttgtattttattgttaattttgtGTTAATGGTTTATGGGTCAATCGGTCGAATATTCGAATAGATATAGAAAGATTATTCCAAAGTATCGATTTGATCCAAAAAGAAAACGttgatttaaatattaacaatgcataatataataaactgGGGAGATGGAAGGGAATtggaagaaaataatttattatgatTTCCTTCCTCAGTAACACCTGAACCAATGATAAATGGAGTAAATGAAGGAGGAATGAATTTGAATGCAATAGAAGTATAAAGTACTATTTGgaggaaatatatttaaagaagGTAAGCTACGTTAAAggcatatttattttaatactCATTATTTTAAGAattagtataatattttaaaaatatttgtccacttgaaaatgttatatattttggtgATTTTTACGTTAGTGTTTATGTTAGTATTTATGAGTTGGGGGAAGAAGTGGAAATAAggaaaaaagatgaaaaatgTCGTAAATTGAGTTGATGAGAAGTGcgattattaaatatatacaaacttATGCAAGCAGATCCTGgacatttattaatttatttttttttataaaagaaaaagcgATTCCTTGAAATGATAGATTTAATTAACTTATATTTGAagtcaaattaaaaaaatgtataaatttaaataataataaatagtaaacttgtctattaatataaagaagtattgtatatatatgatatatgtCAAGCATTTGtttcttattttataataaaacataaaataaatttcctATATGATGAAATTTTCTATTATAACTGAATTATAATATCTATTTactttaattattatttataaaagtcaaaatattgtattgtttaaataaaaaaatgccATAACATATGCTAAATGAATataaggaaaataaaaattaatagtattaagtgtatttcatttttcgacttgagataaaaataaattggtATCTCATTCGATATATTGAttctatatgtattatttttatgatttaatattataattgattgtttttttaattgtatttaaaaatatgaatattttatatgattttaatagaaataatatatttgatgtTGCATATTTTGagatatatttgtaaataaaattattacataataatatataaaaaaatatttttttacacaaAATTGGTAAATAAATTGGAGAATATCATTAAGTAATATTTCAAATTGGAGAATATCATTAAGTAATATTTCAAATTGgagaaatattataataaaatacaataaattaaaaacgatttaaatgtaaatatcAATGGTGCTTTGCTAATGTTTTCATTATATGTTtgtatttattcatataaaaaaatatatgtatctaatattttattattttaatagatatttattaatgaGTTATATGTAAacaataatagaaaaatataagtttataaattattaaaaccGCACCACTAAACACACCgatgtattataaattatattaaaagcCTATTTGTATAACaattttccaaaaaatatattttagggaaaattattatatacatatatattttttataattaaaatattaaaaatggtgTATTTTTTAGAGAAaagttaatatttatttgaaaaaaaaatataatatttatatccataaataattttaatgaatataccGAACATTACTACaatacatttataaattcTATAGAAAGTGCAAAAagttaataaatgaaataaattccgtttttttatagatatgTTCATTTACTCATAAATTTTAGAACAcaaaactaataaatattactattttgGGAATAAATATCAAGTTATCAACATTATTTCAAATTACacatattatttcatttatttaataaataaagttaaaaatgagagttaatattttaaaatacgTTCTTTTTTCAATTGTTATTTGTTCTTTTGAATATTCCAAAAATGTAAGTAAtacattattttcttttattattaataatatttcattatagtTTCCGTATCTATTGTTTTACACTAACCTTATATGATTGTTTCATGTATTGGTAAAACACTTATGCTAAGTTAAAGcaacaataaaaattaattacatatatgttaataaatatttcatttctttttaGGAACTATACTCTGTAAACGACAGAGGGATATACCTTGAAAGGGATGTAATAAACTTTAGAAATAATAGGATATTAGCAGATGTAGATAACCGATTTGatttaaatgaattttaCCAATCAACTTTGAGTCTTGCAAGCCAACTTGGTGATTGTATTGAAGGTAACAAAGAAATAGCACACCttcaaaatattatagaCACACATATAAAGAAGAATAAAGGAAGTAACACATCACTTGATTTAAAAACTGTAGATAGtaagacaaaaaaattaattaatgaGTTACGAACAGAATTAGAAGAAGTAAAAAAACGGGTTGCTAATAAAAGGAATGATGAATTAGCAATACAATCGatacatgaaaaaaaaatagaaaaaaaagatgaaaatagtTCTATGTCAGAACATGAAGACTTTAAACAATtggaaaataatgaaaataatggaATTGCATCAAGTAATAGTCATATTAAATCAGAATTGATTAAAAAGTATAGAAAAATCGCAATCAGATTCCTCCTGTCATGTTTAACATTTATAGTAGTTGGTTTTACGTCAATGTTCACGACGATGTACTTAATGATACTACTTGTACCGTGTTTGGtttccatatattttttcctttggAAACTTAATAGATGTTCCActaaattagaaaaaatattaaaataacaactttttaatattatgtCATAGAAGTTAtacttttttcattttatataataattaaatataatttaattgcttgttatattattatatattttaatttgatatataatcacgttatataattaatttatctgTGCTTACCGTTTGTCAAAAATTCATTTGTTCTTATTTTCATACATGTGTATTAATGGATTTTGAATGTACTAATTTTTagttatatgtataattattttaaacaaacaaatttaaGCACACTTATTAATGAAATTATAAGCTATATGATGGTTCATATTTAGGTTTAGAGTTGCGTTTTGGAGAACTCATATTGTGGGTCATGGTTCTGTACTGTGGGTTATAGTTTTGCTCTATGGAATCTATGCTTTGGGTTAgggttatatttttattaatttgtttataatttgatcatatttatttgtctATAAATGGTGATTAAGTATATATACTATACCCATATGTTTAATCTTGAAATTAAGTCCAAATATGTACCCCCCAAAGGATCATAGTCATTAATACGAAAGGGGTCGCATACAATTctttcataagttataatatattaaaatgagTGTTAATAtagatttaatatgattaaaataaaatgtctatattgcatgtattaatatagatattggcTATATATGAAGTCGTATTATGCAATATCataattgtctattatataaagcttGTTAATCAGAGACTATATTGAATCATGAATAAcacaatatatttctttatttgatgaaacattttatttagtaaaactcaTTATTTGtatgatatttattttaatttaaatcgtaTTTTAATAACCGAacggtataatattattatatatgagtTAATATTACAATTCGATTAGTTTTGAATATTCATCTacattacaatatatattcatattaatatgtgtgcttttaagattaattaaacacactactaatatataatatatattcatataatatagatgcatgAAATATCGATCGAAAAATCGACAATATACCATCATCTATAAACTATTAATATACTTCTAAcctttttagtaatacataaaaaacacactatatatacaatattttttaagtttgaATTATATTTACTATTCTCTTGTATttcctttatatttttattaaaattaattagtaataatagaaGTTGATTTatacgctttaatttatctatcataatgatataataatagactaatcactattaatttttaaattttatattttgaagtataaataaattatattttaaaataattaaaaaaataagatataagtatataataaaatttaatgctatagtttgttctaataattataaataatattttagatTGAATAGCGTTATtgttctaatatatataatattgcaTCAATGAGTAAGTACgtaaatatgttaaatttgtgaaacatatacaattacatattaatgcaaagtatatagaaaagtatgtaataataaatttaatttgaattaataatatttttattaggttactatatatataaaaactaaaaatatataatttaaatatattgttattacgaAATATTATGTTCTAAAattttatactttaaaacaatgaaacaaaaaaattgctaattgatttaaaatatttttattaagtgcattaattattccgttgtactatacagtgatatagcagtaacaataataatagtaataacaatagataaaCGTATTATACGCGaccaaatataatatttatatttgataCACTGCTTGGGTATAAattcatcatatatattattaaaggtatgataagattaaaattgtatgcatacaagatcaaatgaaatattataacatttatttaagtatGCTTAATGTTATATAATTAGACTGATATTAccaagcaaaataatattaataattatatagtttccttaaaatatagtttttcatcataaaactaaatatagtttattacaaaatataaaagcaaactatatatttagaaaataattctaagttatttttaatgtattcATTAATTGAAAGTTTTAATGGTAGAAAgcataaaatttaattaaactatgtataataaataaattttatatggcTACATTCTTGTCTTAAAAAAcatacttcccttatctctcctctCAAAGTGCAATATATCAGCCTAATACACATAGttatctattatactttaaaatttgtatcaatacttatttatgtgttatatatttaatatatactaagtattattttaaaatcaatatacatttaaagacttatttaagcttataaatacgggtccAATGCTA
Protein-coding regions in this window:
- a CDS encoding fam-b protein, translating into MRVNILKYVLFSIVICSFEYSKNELYSVNDRGIYLERDVINFRNNRILADVDNRFDLNEFYQSTLSLASQLGDCIEGNKEIAHLQNIIDTHIKKNKGSNTSLDLKTVDSKTKKLINELRTELEEVKKRVANKRNDELAIQSIHEKKIEKKDENSSMSEHEDFKQLENNENNGIASSNSHIKSELIKKYRKIAIRFLLSCLTFIVVGFTSMFTTMYLMILLVPCLVSIYFFLWKLNRCSTKLEKILK